A region from the Paenibacillus humicola genome encodes:
- a CDS encoding oligosaccharide flippase family protein produces the protein MFVTKKIKLNRLTKNTFWMIYGNFSRVIMQGVYFVIVARSLGAENFGAFMGAVSLVAILAPFSGLGASNILIKNISRDKSRFQKYWCIAIIKTIISSVVLIILALILAECFLPKSVPLSLVLLVGLADIFFARILDVCSSAFQALQELKWTAHLSFLISISRLVFAVILYFSKDAITLYMWGWLYLLTIIICSSIAVFLVYIKWGRPIFNKNLLFSDLIEGFYFSISFSSQNIYNDLDKAMLTIYSGLSVSGIYSAAYRVIDFSFTPVRSLLNATYPKFFQYGTSGIKGSFNFAKRVIPFAVSYSLFTWVVLYALAPFIPYILGQDYKQSVEVVEWLAVLPLLKTMHYFAADTLTGAGYQAIRSGIQVAAAIFNVLINLWLINAFSLYGAIYSSIATDFLLMCSLWASLIYQLVRTRKQTGYNYSV, from the coding sequence ATGTTCGTAACCAAAAAGATAAAATTAAATAGATTGACAAAAAATACATTTTGGATGATTTATGGTAACTTTTCTCGAGTAATAATGCAAGGAGTTTATTTTGTAATTGTCGCTCGCTCACTTGGAGCAGAAAACTTTGGAGCATTTATGGGTGCAGTGTCTCTGGTTGCGATATTAGCTCCTTTTTCAGGTCTGGGTGCAAGTAACATTCTTATTAAAAATATTTCTAGGGATAAATCACGATTTCAGAAATACTGGTGTATAGCAATTATTAAAACAATAATTTCTTCAGTCGTTTTAATAATATTGGCTTTAATTTTAGCAGAATGCTTTCTTCCAAAGTCAGTTCCATTATCACTTGTACTTTTAGTGGGGCTAGCGGATATATTTTTTGCGAGGATATTGGATGTTTGTAGTTCAGCATTTCAGGCACTTCAAGAATTAAAATGGACTGCTCATTTATCTTTTCTAATTAGCATCTCAAGACTCGTATTTGCGGTTATCCTTTATTTCTCTAAAGATGCTATAACATTATATATGTGGGGGTGGTTATATCTTTTAACGATCATTATTTGTTCAAGCATAGCTGTTTTCCTTGTATATATAAAATGGGGGAGACCAATTTTTAACAAAAATTTGTTATTTTCAGATTTAATTGAGGGTTTTTATTTTTCAATAAGCTTTTCATCGCAAAATATTTATAATGATTTGGATAAAGCGATGCTAACAATATACTCGGGATTATCTGTATCTGGTATATATTCTGCAGCTTACCGGGTAATAGATTTTTCGTTTACACCAGTTCGATCACTGCTAAATGCAACCTACCCTAAATTTTTTCAATACGGTACTTCTGGGATAAAAGGAAGTTTCAATTTTGCCAAAAGAGTTATCCCTTTTGCAGTAAGTTATTCATTGTTTACTTGGGTTGTTCTATATGCACTGGCTCCATTTATTCCATATATTTTAGGTCAGGATTACAAGCAATCTGTAGAAGTTGTTGAGTGGTTGGCTGTATTGCCGTTATTGAAAACAATGCATTATTTTGCAGCAGATACATTGACAGGGGCAGGGTATCAAGCAATTCGAAGCGGTATTCAAGTTGCTGCGGCTATATTCAATGTATTAATAAATTTGTGGTTAATAAATGCGTTTTCATTATATGGGGCTATATATTCTAGTATTGCAACTGATTTTCTGCTTATGTGCTCATTATGGGCATCGTTAATTTATCAATTGGTCAGAACTAGAAAACAGACTGGTTACAACTATTCAGTTTGA
- a CDS encoding UDP-glucose dehydrogenase family protein, giving the protein MNISVIGSGYVGLVSGVCYSELGNNVYCVDKDTGKIEKLCNGEVPIYEPGLQQLIIKNTKNNKLKFTTDIKKAVSESEIIIIAVGTPSLSNGEADLQYIETAAMEISKAMNGYKVICVKSTVPVGTNERVQKIVSTYYKGKFDVASLPEFLREGTAIKDSFNPDRIIIGTDSLAAKKLLIELHSALCNEIIITDRRSAEMIKYASNAFLATKISFINEVANICEKVGADVIEVAKGMGLDRRIGTSFLRAGIGYGGSCFPKDTKALIQIAGNVEYDFKLLKAVVEVNRNQRLGVLDKLFQALDNVYGKTIGIWGLSFKPETDDVREAPALEIIEKLIELGSHVKVYDPIAMECFRQIFNHPAITWCETAMEVAHESEALCLLTEWNEFVEVDLIQVEKALARPILIDGRNVFSFDQIRKTGLAYYPVGRPVFQNIKSEEVL; this is encoded by the coding sequence TTGAATATTTCAGTCATTGGATCCGGATACGTTGGCTTAGTATCCGGTGTTTGTTACTCAGAACTAGGAAATAACGTATATTGTGTTGATAAAGATACCGGTAAGATTGAAAAGTTGTGTAATGGAGAGGTACCCATTTATGAACCAGGCTTACAACAATTAATAATTAAGAACACTAAGAATAATAAGCTGAAGTTTACGACAGATATTAAAAAAGCGGTTTCTGAATCAGAAATCATAATTATTGCTGTTGGTACACCGTCACTTTCCAACGGTGAAGCGGACTTACAGTACATCGAAACTGCGGCTATGGAAATCAGTAAGGCAATGAATGGCTATAAAGTGATTTGTGTGAAAAGTACAGTTCCAGTCGGCACGAATGAGCGGGTACAAAAAATCGTGTCCACTTATTATAAGGGGAAATTTGATGTTGCTTCACTTCCAGAATTTCTACGCGAAGGAACGGCCATAAAGGATTCATTCAACCCTGATCGTATTATCATTGGAACAGATAGTTTGGCTGCTAAGAAATTATTAATCGAACTACACAGTGCTTTATGTAATGAAATTATTATAACCGATAGGAGAAGCGCAGAAATGATAAAATATGCTTCAAATGCATTCCTCGCTACAAAAATCTCATTTATTAATGAAGTTGCGAATATTTGCGAAAAAGTTGGAGCAGATGTGATTGAAGTAGCAAAAGGCATGGGATTAGACCGACGTATTGGCACATCTTTCCTTCGTGCAGGAATTGGTTATGGTGGTTCATGTTTTCCTAAAGATACAAAAGCGCTCATACAAATTGCTGGTAACGTTGAATACGATTTTAAACTACTAAAAGCAGTAGTTGAAGTGAATCGAAATCAGCGATTAGGAGTGCTCGATAAACTGTTTCAAGCATTGGATAATGTATACGGAAAGACAATAGGAATTTGGGGGCTTTCATTTAAACCTGAAACGGACGATGTTCGTGAGGCTCCAGCATTAGAAATTATCGAAAAGCTTATAGAGTTAGGGTCGCATGTGAAGGTTTATGACCCGATTGCTATGGAATGTTTCCGACAAATATTTAATCATCCTGCGATTACTTGGTGCGAAACAGCAATGGAAGTTGCACATGAGAGCGAGGCATTATGTTTGCTGACAGAATGGAATGAATTTGTAGAAGTAGATCTTATTCAAGTCGAAAAAGCATTAGCTCGACCAATACTGATTGATGGTAGAAATGTCTTCAGTTTTGATCAAATCCGTAAAACCGGACTTGCTTATTACCCAGTTGGTAGACCTGTGTTTCAAAATATTAAATCTGAAGAAGTTTTGTAA
- a CDS encoding sugar transferase, which translates to MTAQRNDLEASLETAVFYSFQNINKSRSFRFYLMIKRAMDIVGACIGIMLFSPIFFVVAILIKLEDPHGPVFFSQIRVGKDEKTFKMYKFRSMVSNAEGMLDGLLSRNEISGAMFKIKNDPRITKVGKFIRKTSIDELPQLWNVILGDMTIVGPRPPLPREVADYTSYHKLRLKVKPGCTGLWQVSGRNDLSFNEMVELDLKYIRLRNILFDLKIIFKTFKVLLGSKNAY; encoded by the coding sequence ATGACGGCCCAGAGGAACGATCTTGAAGCTTCTTTAGAAACAGCGGTTTTCTACTCGTTTCAAAATATTAATAAAAGTAGAAGTTTTAGATTTTACCTTATGATAAAAAGAGCGATGGATATAGTTGGCGCTTGTATTGGAATCATGCTTTTTTCTCCCATATTTTTTGTTGTCGCGATATTAATTAAACTTGAAGATCCACATGGTCCTGTATTTTTTAGCCAAATTCGAGTTGGTAAAGATGAAAAAACATTTAAAATGTATAAATTTCGTTCAATGGTCTCTAATGCGGAAGGAATGTTAGATGGATTATTGAGTCGAAATGAAATTAGCGGTGCAATGTTTAAAATTAAAAATGACCCGCGAATTACTAAAGTAGGTAAGTTCATAAGGAAGACAAGCATTGATGAATTACCACAATTGTGGAACGTAATTTTAGGCGACATGACTATTGTAGGACCCAGACCTCCACTTCCACGAGAAGTTGCTGATTACACGAGTTATCACAAACTGAGACTTAAGGTTAAACCAGGTTGCACTGGTTTATGGCAAGTTAGTGGCCGGAATGATTTGAGTTTCAATGAAATGGTTGAACTTGATTTGAAATACATTCGGCTACGAAATATTTTATTTGATCTGAAGATTATTTTTAAAACTTTTAAAGTGTTACTTGGATCTAAAAATGCTTATTAG
- a CDS encoding acyltransferase: MGLKMLVKKFFLWRLKRRGLEVGKNLKIYNTKIDYSHCFLIRIGDDVTISNSTILAHDATTKLVLGKTKIGRVIIGDRVFIGYGSIILPNVQIGNDVIVAAGSVVSKNIPDDCVVAGTPAKIIGKTSDYINKNKVLMDSSPVYDTYWKNKTKDQIERICKDLKVGFAFDE; encoded by the coding sequence ATGGGTTTAAAAATGCTGGTGAAAAAATTTTTTTTATGGAGATTAAAAAGAAGAGGCTTGGAAGTAGGGAAAAACTTAAAAATATATAATACTAAAATTGATTACAGCCATTGTTTTCTTATAAGAATAGGTGATGATGTAACCATTTCAAACAGCACGATATTAGCTCATGATGCAACAACAAAATTAGTATTGGGTAAAACTAAAATTGGAAGAGTAATTATTGGTGACAGAGTATTTATAGGATACGGAAGCATCATATTACCAAACGTTCAAATAGGTAATGATGTAATAGTTGCAGCTGGAAGTGTTGTATCAAAAAACATTCCTGATGATTGTGTAGTTGCAGGGACTCCAGCAAAAATCATTGGAAAAACAAGTGATTATATAAATAAAAATAAAGTATTAATGGACTCATCACCTGTATATGATACTTATTGGAAAAACAAGACGAAAGATCAGATTGAAAGAATTTGCAAGGATCTTAAAGTTGGATTTGCCTTTGATGAATAA
- the galU gene encoding UTP--glucose-1-phosphate uridylyltransferase GalU: protein MMKVRKAIIPAAGLGTRFLPATKAMPKEMLPIVDKPTIQYIVEEAIASGIEDIIIVTGKGKRAIEDHFDSAFELEHSLLEKGKHELLSEVQKTSSVDIHYIRQKEPKGLGHAVWCARKFIGNEPFAVLLGDDIVVADVPCTRQLIKQYEQTERSVIGVQTVSIEQTDRYGIVDPKEDKYNSKLVQVNRFVEKPKLGTAPSNLAIMGRYILTPDIFKFLEQQEVGAGGEVQLTDAIQKLNELQGVFAYNFDGKRYDVGEKLGFITTLLDFALQNNDLRSPLLLALEDILEREMINKIIIDR, encoded by the coding sequence TTGATGAAGGTTAGAAAAGCAATCATACCTGCTGCCGGACTCGGGACAAGATTTCTCCCCGCTACAAAAGCGATGCCGAAGGAAATGCTCCCCATCGTAGACAAACCGACCATTCAGTACATCGTTGAGGAAGCGATCGCCTCGGGAATCGAAGATATCATTATCGTGACGGGTAAAGGGAAACGGGCGATTGAAGATCATTTTGATAGTGCGTTTGAGTTGGAACATAGTTTATTGGAAAAAGGAAAACATGAACTATTAAGTGAGGTTCAAAAGACCTCCAGTGTAGACATTCACTACATAAGACAAAAAGAACCTAAAGGGCTTGGCCATGCTGTATGGTGTGCTAGAAAATTTATTGGAAACGAGCCCTTTGCCGTCCTTCTCGGAGACGATATTGTAGTTGCAGACGTTCCATGTACAAGGCAGCTTATCAAGCAATATGAACAAACAGAACGATCCGTCATTGGAGTCCAGACAGTCTCAATTGAACAAACAGACCGGTATGGTATTGTTGATCCTAAAGAAGATAAGTACAACAGCAAATTGGTTCAAGTTAATCGATTCGTTGAAAAGCCCAAGTTAGGGACTGCTCCATCAAATTTAGCTATTATGGGGAGATACATACTAACTCCCGATATCTTTAAATTTTTGGAACAACAAGAGGTAGGTGCTGGAGGAGAAGTTCAATTAACTGATGCTATTCAGAAATTAAACGAACTACAGGGGGTTTTTGCATATAACTTCGACGGTAAACGTTATGATGTTGGAGAAAAGCTAGGCTTTATTACTACCTTGCTGGATTTTGCACTTCAGAATAATGATCTTCGATCACCATTATTGTTGGCTCTAGAAGATATATTAGAACGTGAGATGATAAATAAAATTATTATCGATCGCTAG
- a CDS encoding O-antigen ligase family protein produces the protein MVKAEKNNYAKIFVFLFSIIVLVDSINGIYIEKFSGNISIGQIFRVFIFIIMFSFILKFHEKKRVYFVLFFILYLNICELGYFFNHGSLSGLLTDIQEGFRPLLVVVIIEAYRALEKKGLISGKQLMKVMKINFLLFPLSIIIPKLLDSGTNVYGDGSGYKAFYNANNDLNIVLLVLLVFAFEKLSAILNDQKKSMYYGILILLLLITLLLIGSKSSIVFSVIILFVYIFRNLIKNNFSNNLKIISISVLVIISVTYLLTTYFQNEVMQTVERFNYFFKTDVQMDNNVGTFLLTGRDVFLKAAITAFTEKITPLKLLFGQGYYEHMNTTGKVFGRPYLIVEMDFFDFFFSYGIIGSIIFYGYFIALFFKSLSKHGVHYFSAYFSYIIVAIYSFFGGHVMFSALSGSFLAITCCFLISNRNVNDSIKNKAASSSLIATDNEKVNYIEKNSFNFKYVSK, from the coding sequence ATGGTAAAAGCCGAAAAAAATAATTACGCAAAGATATTTGTATTTTTATTCTCAATAATTGTACTTGTTGATTCCATAAATGGAATATATATAGAAAAGTTCAGTGGTAATATTTCTATTGGACAAATATTTCGAGTTTTTATTTTTATTATTATGTTTAGTTTTATTTTAAAATTTCATGAAAAAAAGCGAGTTTATTTTGTTCTCTTTTTTATTCTTTATCTTAACATATGTGAATTGGGTTATTTTTTTAATCACGGTTCTTTAAGTGGTCTGCTCACAGATATACAAGAAGGTTTTCGGCCACTTCTCGTAGTTGTTATTATTGAAGCTTACCGAGCATTGGAGAAAAAAGGATTAATATCTGGAAAACAACTTATGAAGGTTATGAAAATTAATTTTTTACTGTTCCCTTTAAGTATAATTATACCTAAATTACTTGATTCGGGGACAAATGTTTATGGAGATGGATCAGGTTATAAGGCATTTTATAATGCAAATAATGATCTAAATATTGTATTACTAGTTTTATTGGTATTTGCATTTGAAAAGTTATCAGCAATTCTAAATGATCAAAAAAAAAGCATGTATTATGGCATATTAATTTTATTGTTGTTGATTACCCTTTTACTTATAGGATCAAAATCAAGTATAGTGTTTTCGGTAATTATTTTATTTGTATATATATTTAGGAATTTAATAAAGAATAATTTTTCAAATAATTTAAAGATAATATCAATAAGTGTTCTTGTTATTATTTCTGTCACTTATTTATTAACAACCTATTTTCAAAACGAAGTTATGCAAACCGTCGAGAGGTTCAATTATTTCTTTAAAACAGATGTTCAAATGGATAATAATGTTGGAACATTTCTTCTAACAGGAAGGGATGTTTTTCTTAAAGCTGCGATTACAGCATTTACTGAAAAAATTACGCCATTAAAGTTACTTTTTGGGCAAGGATATTATGAGCACATGAATACTACAGGAAAAGTTTTCGGAAGGCCATATTTAATTGTTGAAATGGATTTTTTTGATTTCTTTTTTAGTTATGGAATAATCGGTTCAATTATTTTTTATGGGTATTTTATTGCGCTATTTTTTAAATCATTATCCAAGCATGGGGTTCATTATTTTTCTGCTTATTTTAGTTATATCATAGTCGCAATTTATAGTTTTTTTGGCGGACATGTTATGTTTTCTGCTTTATCCGGAAGTTTCTTGGCAATAACTTGTTGCTTTCTGATCTCGAATAGAAATGTCAACGATTCAATAAAAAATAAAGCAGCTAGTAGTTCATTAATAGCGACTGATAACGAAAAGGTGAATTATATTGAGAAAAATTCTTTTAATTTCAAATATGTATCCAAATAA
- a CDS encoding helix-turn-helix domain-containing protein, translating to MDIGGRISKLREDRGWTQEQTAASLGISRAALSHYEKNRREPDTETLSKFADLFHVSVDYLVGRTNVPHVTLDEPIRQFVDQLELSDEELLKKFDLTIDGHKLTAEEAKRFIAFVRAERMMK from the coding sequence ATGGACATTGGTGGCCGAATCTCGAAATTAAGGGAGGATCGGGGGTGGACTCAGGAACAGACGGCTGCATCGCTCGGCATCTCGCGCGCTGCCTTGTCGCATTATGAGAAAAACCGCAGGGAACCGGATACGGAGACACTGTCCAAGTTTGCGGATCTGTTTCATGTTTCCGTTGACTACCTGGTCGGGCGCACGAATGTTCCGCATGTTACGCTCGATGAACCGATCCGCCAATTTGTGGATCAGCTGGAGCTTTCCGATGAAGAGCTGCTGAAAAAATTTGATTTGACCATAGATGGCCATAAACTGACCGCCGAGGAGGCCAAGCGTTTTATTGCTTTCGTACGTGCGGAGCGAATGATGAAATGA
- the pssE gene encoding PssE/Cps14G family polysaccharide biosynthesis glycosyltransferase produces MILVTVGTQKFQLNRLFEELDKLIDQGKITEEIIAQAGYSNYFAKNFKTRDLIEISEMEQLIKEANMIITHAGTSSIILGLKNKKKVIVVPRRKEFEEHVDDHQIEIAQMFYELGFIEIVDDITQLAEKINLSKTKKYKEYESEQSLLLSAIEGYIHQIKMQVNLSRVGE; encoded by the coding sequence TTGATTCTTGTCACAGTAGGTACTCAAAAATTTCAATTAAATCGATTATTTGAAGAATTGGATAAATTAATTGATCAAGGAAAAATAACGGAGGAAATTATTGCACAAGCGGGTTATTCAAATTACTTTGCAAAAAACTTTAAAACGAGGGACTTAATAGAGATCTCTGAAATGGAACAGTTAATTAAAGAAGCGAATATGATTATTACCCATGCTGGTACAAGTTCGATTATTCTAGGATTAAAAAACAAAAAAAAAGTAATTGTTGTACCAAGACGAAAAGAGTTTGAAGAACATGTAGATGATCACCAAATTGAGATTGCTCAAATGTTTTACGAACTTGGATTTATAGAAATTGTAGATGATATAACTCAATTGGCTGAAAAGATTAATTTATCAAAAACGAAAAAGTATAAAGAGTATGAATCTGAACAGTCTCTGCTATTAAGTGCGATTGAGGGGTATATTCATCAGATAAAAATGCAGGTTAACCTATCAAGGGTTGGTGAGTAA
- a CDS encoding CpsD/CapB family tyrosine-protein kinase has product MRRSINSDLITLHHPKSPISEAYRTLRTNIQFSSFETTMQVIMVASAQRGEGKTTTISNLAVAYAHEGKKVLLVDSDLRTPVLHDLFSLQNQLGLTTILTNQSKWQETIKDTEVENLSLLTSGPIPPNPSELLSHQRMGMLMDTLKEHYDLILMDTSPVMGVTDSLVVSALCDGVILVVAAGMTDKELVTKTKANLERVNSRILGVVFNDIKGKSNARKTVFSR; this is encoded by the coding sequence ATGCGACGCTCAATCAATAGCGATTTAATTACCCTTCATCATCCCAAGTCGCCGATCTCGGAAGCTTACCGCACCCTTCGAACAAATATCCAATTTTCCTCGTTTGAAACGACCATGCAGGTGATCATGGTTGCATCGGCGCAGAGAGGGGAAGGCAAAACGACGACCATCAGCAATTTGGCCGTGGCTTATGCGCATGAAGGCAAGAAGGTGCTGCTGGTTGACAGCGACTTGCGAACACCGGTCCTGCATGACCTCTTTTCGTTACAAAATCAATTGGGATTAACGACCATCCTGACCAATCAGTCCAAGTGGCAGGAAACGATTAAAGATACGGAAGTGGAGAATTTATCGCTGCTGACTTCCGGCCCGATTCCGCCAAACCCGTCGGAGCTTCTCAGTCATCAACGAATGGGCATGCTGATGGATACTTTAAAAGAGCACTACGATTTAATACTAATGGACACCTCTCCGGTCATGGGAGTGACAGATAGCTTGGTCGTCAGTGCTCTTTGCGACGGCGTGATCCTGGTTGTTGCTGCCGGCATGACGGATAAAGAACTGGTAACCAAAACCAAGGCGAATCTGGAACGGGTGAATTCCCGGATCCTTGGTGTGGTGTTTAACGACATCAAAGGGAAAAGCAATGCCAGAAAGACGGTTTTCAGCCGGTAA
- the pssD gene encoding PssD/Cps14F family polysaccharide biosynthesis glycosyltransferase — MKKNKDLKICLICSTGGHLAQMKEIIPVVKQYRYILITEKNKTVENLRDSCKTYFLVQQERKNILIVLILFLNVIKSIYFFVKEQPDIIISTGAGAVIPFCFLGKLFRKKIMFIESFAKIKSPTLTGQLIYRISDKFYVQWEELLKFYPKAEYRGKIY, encoded by the coding sequence GTGAAAAAAAATAAAGATCTAAAGATCTGTTTGATTTGCTCAACGGGTGGTCATTTAGCTCAGATGAAGGAAATAATTCCGGTCGTTAAACAATATAGATATATTTTAATTACTGAAAAAAATAAAACTGTAGAAAATTTGAGGGATAGTTGTAAAACTTATTTTCTAGTTCAACAAGAAAGAAAAAATATATTGATTGTATTAATTTTATTTTTGAATGTAATAAAATCAATATATTTTTTTGTTAAAGAACAACCAGATATTATTATTTCTACTGGGGCAGGAGCAGTAATTCCATTTTGTTTTTTGGGTAAATTATTTAGAAAAAAAATTATGTTTATTGAAAGTTTTGCTAAGATAAAATCTCCAACACTGACTGGTCAATTAATTTATAGGATTTCAGATAAGTTTTACGTACAATGGGAAGAATTATTGAAATTTTACCCTAAAGCAGAATATAGGGGGAAAATATATTGA
- a CDS encoding glycosyltransferase family 4 protein: MRKILLISNMYPNKKYPSYGIFVKKTLDMLQEKGFVIDKTVIYKSSGKFAKLIDYIIHYLKVTIKLIFYNYDYAYIHYASHNALPVLISKLIKRKMRIVINVHGSDVVPETAIQEKLQILVKRLLQISTLVIVPSDYFRNLVIEKYDLKNRIEISPSGGIDSEIFKPQSCSLSELGLNENNRYLGYVGRIDFEKGWDDLLKSFCSLKGNGGYSDVKLIIVGNGKFYLELKNQIKKYNLQNEVVLFDTLPHEKLRLIYNIIYALVFPTRRKGESLGLVGLESMACATPVIGSDIGGLRSYIKHNENGLLFTPGDVNELKEMICTYLNFSTEKILEMKANALSTSLEYNRERIKEKFISLF, translated from the coding sequence TTGAGAAAAATTCTTTTAATTTCAAATATGTATCCAAATAAAAAATATCCATCATACGGGATATTTGTTAAAAAAACGCTGGATATGTTACAGGAAAAAGGCTTCGTTATTGATAAAACAGTAATTTATAAATCATCTGGTAAATTTGCAAAATTAATTGATTATATAATTCATTATTTAAAAGTGACGATTAAACTTATTTTTTATAATTATGATTATGCCTATATTCACTATGCTTCACACAATGCATTGCCCGTACTGATTTCAAAATTAATAAAAAGAAAAATGCGTATAGTTATAAACGTTCATGGAAGCGACGTTGTTCCAGAGACGGCTATACAAGAGAAATTGCAAATATTGGTGAAAAGACTTTTGCAAATTTCAACTTTAGTAATAGTGCCATCGGATTACTTTAGAAATTTGGTTATTGAGAAGTATGATTTGAAAAATAGAATTGAAATATCACCTTCAGGCGGTATTGACAGTGAAATTTTCAAACCGCAAAGTTGTTCTTTAAGTGAATTGGGATTAAATGAAAATAATAGATACCTCGGATATGTTGGACGTATAGATTTTGAAAAGGGATGGGATGATTTGTTGAAATCATTTTGTTCTCTTAAAGGAAATGGGGGGTATAGTGATGTTAAATTAATAATTGTAGGTAATGGTAAATTTTATTTAGAACTTAAAAATCAAATTAAAAAATATAATTTACAAAATGAGGTTGTTTTATTTGATACACTACCTCATGAAAAATTGAGACTTATTTACAATATTATTTATGCGTTAGTTTTTCCTACTCGACGAAAAGGGGAAAGTTTAGGACTTGTAGGTTTAGAATCTATGGCTTGTGCAACACCGGTTATCGGAAGTGATATTGGAGGGTTGAGAAGTTATATAAAGCATAATGAGAATGGTTTGTTGTTTACACCAGGTGATGTAAATGAATTAAAGGAAATGATTTGTACATATTTAAATTTCTCGACAGAAAAGATTTTAGAAATGAAAGCAAATGCACTTAGTACTTCCTTAGAATATAACCGCGAAAGAATTAAGGAAAAGTTTATTTCATTATTTTGA
- a CDS encoding YveK family protein, with protein sequence MELKQYLKIVRKRIWLIAAIVIVVCAATAVKSFFLTTPLYQANAKLIVNQATQGDNNVPSVQVVQASIMMINSYKEIITSAAILNKVSAKFPDLNVSASRISVSTANNSQVMDLSYVDTSYTRAAKSINAIAQIFKEQIPSIMKVNNVTILNEAALDEQGAPLNESPVLNIVIGFIASLMLAIGLVFLLDYLDNTFKSEIELEEVLGLPTLAVVARMKKQDKRARSQSPVSPNRQVGDSTYATLNQ encoded by the coding sequence GTGGAATTAAAACAGTATTTGAAAATTGTACGCAAACGGATTTGGCTGATTGCAGCAATTGTTATCGTCGTATGTGCCGCCACGGCAGTTAAAAGCTTCTTTCTGACCACTCCGCTTTACCAGGCGAATGCCAAGCTGATCGTCAATCAAGCGACGCAAGGAGACAATAATGTACCCAGCGTGCAGGTTGTGCAGGCCAGCATCATGATGATCAATTCGTATAAGGAAATCATCACCTCGGCTGCTATCCTGAATAAAGTCTCGGCGAAATTTCCCGATCTGAACGTAAGTGCATCCCGAATTTCGGTCTCAACTGCTAATAACTCACAAGTTATGGATTTATCGTATGTCGACACTTCTTACACGAGGGCGGCAAAATCTATCAATGCGATTGCCCAAATATTTAAAGAACAAATTCCTTCCATCATGAAGGTCAACAACGTCACGATTTTGAATGAGGCTGCCTTGGATGAGCAGGGAGCTCCGCTGAACGAAAGTCCGGTCTTGAACATCGTGATTGGATTTATCGCCTCCTTAATGCTGGCCATCGGGCTCGTCTTCCTGCTCGATTATTTGGACAATACGTTCAAATCCGAAATTGAGCTTGAAGAAGTGCTTGGATTGCCTACCTTGGCGGTCGTCGCCAGGATGAAGAAGCAGGATAAACGTGCACGCAGTCAATCCCCCGTTTCACCAAATCGACAAGTAGGAGATAGTACATATGCGACGCTCAATCAATAG